From a region of the Phaseolus vulgaris cultivar G19833 chromosome 6, P. vulgaris v2.0, whole genome shotgun sequence genome:
- the LOC137832043 gene encoding peroxidase A2-like, whose protein sequence is MGSMSAVAVAVFCAFAMHASFLVTNAQLSPTFYNETCPTLSDIVFSVVSNASLTDPRIGASLVRLHFHDCFVQGCDGSVLLNSTDTILSEQDALPNANSLRGLDVVNNIKTEVENSCPQTVSCADILAIAAEVGSVLGGGPSWEVPLGRRDSLNASQALANTNLPAPFFTIDQLTASFAAQGLNTTDLVTLSGAHTFGRARCSTFLNRLYNFNNSEPDPTLNPTYLAVLREICPEDATVDNITGLDLTTPDQFDNAYYSNLQQLNGLLQSDQELFSTPGAVTVDLVNSFSSDQSVFFDNFIVSMIKMGNIGVLTGTDGEIRTQCNFVNEDLSAILAGVASKDPNENLLAQSK, encoded by the exons ATGGGTTCCATGAGTGCAGTAGCAGTGGCAGTGTTCTGTGCATTTGCTATGCATGCAAGCTTTTTAGTCACTAATGCTCAGCTCAGTCCCACGTTCTACAACGAAACATGTCCAACGCTAAGCGATATTGTGTTTAGTGTCGTCTCAAATGCTTCCCTCACCGATCCCCGAATCGGTGCCAGCCTCGTCAGGCTTCATTTTCATGATTGCTTTGTTCAA GGTTGCGATGGATCAGTTTTGCTGAACAGCACTGACACCATACTAAGTGAGCAAGATGCACTTCCAAATGCCAACTCACTCAGGGGCTTAGATGTGGTGAATAACATCAAGACAGAAGTCGAAAATAGCTGTCCACAGACAGTTTCTTGTGCTGATATTTTAGCTATTGCAGCTGAAGTAGGTTCTGTTCTG GGAGGTGGTCCATCGTGGGAAGTTCCATTAGGAAGAAGAGATAGCTTAAACGCAAGTCAAGCTCTTGCAAATACAAATCTTCCAGCACCCTTCTTCACAATAGATCAACTCACGGCTTCCTTTGCAGCTCAAGGTCTCAACACCACTGATTTAGTTACTCTCTCAG GTGCTCATACGTTTGGAAGAGCTCGGTGCAGTACATTCTTAAACCGATTATACAACTTCAACAACAGTGAGCCTGATCCAACTCTAAACCCAACTTACTTAGCCGTATTGCGTGAGATATGCCCTGAGGATGCAACTGTGGATAACATCACTGGTTTGGACCTCACCACACCTGATCAGTTTGATAACGCCTACTACTCCAATCTTCAGCAACTCAACGGCTTGCTTCAGAGCGACCAAGAACTCTTCTCCACTCCTGGTGCTGTTACCGTTGACCTTGTCAACAGTTTCAGCAGTGACCAAAGCGTTTTCTTTGACAACTTCATAGTGTCAATGATAAAAATGGGAAATATTGGAGTGCTGACAGGAACTGATGGAGAAATTCGCACGCAATGTAATTTTGTGAACGAGGATTTGTCCGCAATATTAGCTGGTGTGGCCTCCAAAGATCCTAATGAGAACCTGCTTGCTCAATCTAAGTAA
- the LOC137832044 gene encoding peroxidase A2-like gives MGSMRVVVVAVLCAFALHAGFSVTNAQLSPTFYRETCPNLFNIVFQVIFQASLTDPRIGASLVRLHFHDCFVQGCDASVLLNNTAIIESEQDAIPNNNSIRGLDVVNNIKTAVENSCPGTVSCADILTIAAEIGSILGGGPGWLVPLGRKDSLTANRTLANQNLPPPFFNLTQLKASFAVQGLNTTDLVALSGAHTFGRAHCSTFNNRLYNFNNTGNPDPTLNTVYLATLRQICPQNATGNNLTNLDLTTPDQFDNKYYSNLQQLNGLLQSDQELFSTPAADTIPIVNSFSSNQNTFFDNFRASMIKMGNIGVLTGAEGEIRLQCNFVNGDSFGLASMTSKNSKQNMVSQS, from the exons ATGGGTTCCATGCGTGTAGTAGTAGTGGCAGTGTTGTGTGCATTTGCATTGCATGCAGGGTTTTCAGTCACTAATGCTCAGCTTAGTCCTACGTTCTACAGAGAAACATGTCCAAATCTATTCAATATTGTGTTTCAAGTCATCTTTCAAGCTTCCTTAACCGATCCCCGAATAGGGGCTAGCCTCGTCAGGCTTCATTTTCATGATTGCTTTGTTCAA GGTTGTGATGCATCAGTTTTACTGAACAACACTGCTATTATAGAAAGCGAACAAGATGCAATTCCAAATAACAATTCAATAAGGGGTTTGGATGTGGTCAATAATATCAAGACAGCGGTGGAAAATAGTTGTCCGGGGACAGTTTCTTGTGCTGATATTCTTACTATTGCAGCTGAAATAGGTTCTATTCTG GGAGGAGGTCCAGGATGGTTAGTTCCATTAGGAAGAAAAGATAGTTTAACTGCAAACAGAACCCTTGCAAATCAAAACCTTCCTCCTCCTTTCTTCAACCTCACTCAACTTAAAGCATCATTTGCTGTTCAAGGTCTCAACACCACTGATTTAGTTGCACTCTCAG GTGCTCATACGTTTGGAAGAGCTCACTGCAGTACATTCAATAACCGATTATACAACTTCAACAACACTGGAAACCCTGATCCAACTCTGAATACAGTTTACTTAGCAACACTGCGTCAGATATGCCCCCAGAATGCAACTGGGAACAACCTCACCAATTTGGACCTCACCACTCCTGATCAATTTGATAACAAATATTACTCCAATCTTCAGCAACTCAATGGCTTACTTCAGAGCGACCAAGAACTATTCTCTACTCCTGCTGCTGATACCATTCCCATTGTCAATAGCTTCAGCAGTAACCAAAACACTTTCTTTGACAACTTTAGGGCGTCAATGATAAAAATGGGAAATATTGGAGTGCTGACGGGGGCTGAAGGAGAAATTCGGTTACAGTGTAATTTTGTGAATGGAGACTCCTTTGGACTAGCTAGTATGacgtccaaaaattctaaacaaaACATGGTTTCTCAATCTTAA